Proteins co-encoded in one Terriglobia bacterium genomic window:
- the metG gene encoding methionine--tRNA ligase has product MSHRPKFYLTTPIYYVNDEPHIGHTYTTIVADTVARYRRLTGFDVRFLTGTDEHGQKIERAARTQAVRPIELADRVVNRFHALWKALSISHDDFIRTTEPRHRLGVEKLVRSMARAGDVYLGSYEGMYCSGCEAFFPESQIVDGRCPDQGHPVERVSEASYFFRLSRYGERLLEHYRRHPGFVRPASRFNEVKAFVESGLRDLSISRTSISWGIPFPDAPGHVVYVWVDALTNYLSALGYGGHEDEALRSFWPAQVHLVGKDILRFHAVYWPAFLMSAGEPLPECVYGHGWWLKDDAKMSKSLGNVVKAEPLLRDFGADALRYFLLREMTFGLDGTYSDEQFLDRYNGDLANDLGNLSSRILALVDSGFGGRLPEPADLPEAAELRAAAAAAHAAWREAFDGYDFSGGLIAVWGLIGETNRYLVRHAPWALARDPSRAERHRAVLRGAAEALLQAAAMTFPAMPVAASEIASRLGALLPEDLSAFRWGLLPATGRIEKRGPLFPRVDRNAYFKETRTVEDSKPVPVPNPPASPAPPTPAAEAGAGLLSIDEFMKTDLRVAIVISAERVEGADKLLKLLVDLGAERRQIVAGIAKAYAPESLVGKRIVVVANLKPARLKGVESQGMLLAADFGGRPIVAVFEEDVPPGTRVR; this is encoded by the coding sequence ATGAGCCACCGACCGAAGTTCTACCTCACCACGCCGATCTACTACGTCAACGACGAGCCGCACATCGGCCACACGTACACCACGATCGTCGCGGACACGGTCGCGCGGTACCGGCGCCTCACCGGGTTCGACGTTCGTTTCCTCACGGGAACCGACGAGCACGGCCAGAAGATCGAACGGGCGGCCCGGACGCAGGCGGTGCGGCCGATCGAGCTGGCCGACCGGGTCGTGAACCGTTTTCACGCGCTCTGGAAGGCGCTCTCGATCAGTCACGACGATTTCATCCGGACCACCGAGCCTCGCCATCGGCTCGGCGTCGAGAAGCTCGTGAGGAGCATGGCCCGCGCCGGGGACGTGTACCTCGGCTCCTACGAGGGGATGTACTGCAGCGGCTGCGAGGCGTTCTTCCCGGAGAGCCAGATCGTGGACGGCAGGTGTCCGGACCAGGGCCATCCGGTCGAGAGGGTATCGGAGGCGTCCTACTTCTTCCGGCTCTCCCGCTACGGCGAGAGGCTCCTCGAGCACTACCGGAGGCACCCGGGCTTCGTGCGGCCGGCGTCGCGCTTCAACGAGGTGAAGGCGTTCGTCGAGTCCGGCTTGAGGGACCTGAGCATCAGCCGGACCAGCATCTCGTGGGGGATACCGTTCCCCGACGCCCCGGGACACGTGGTGTACGTCTGGGTCGACGCGCTGACCAACTATCTCAGCGCCCTGGGCTACGGCGGGCACGAGGACGAGGCGCTCCGCTCCTTCTGGCCGGCGCAGGTCCACCTGGTCGGGAAGGACATCCTGAGGTTCCACGCCGTGTACTGGCCCGCGTTCCTGATGTCCGCGGGCGAGCCGCTCCCGGAATGCGTGTACGGCCACGGCTGGTGGCTCAAGGATGACGCCAAGATGTCCAAGAGCCTCGGCAACGTGGTGAAGGCCGAGCCGTTGCTCCGGGACTTCGGCGCCGACGCTCTCCGGTACTTCCTGCTCCGCGAGATGACCTTCGGCCTCGACGGAACCTACTCGGACGAGCAGTTCCTCGACCGCTACAACGGCGACCTCGCCAACGATCTCGGAAACCTCTCGAGCCGGATCCTCGCGCTCGTCGATTCCGGCTTCGGCGGCCGGCTCCCCGAGCCGGCGGATCTTCCCGAGGCGGCCGAGCTCCGCGCCGCTGCGGCCGCGGCCCACGCCGCCTGGAGGGAGGCGTTCGACGGGTACGATTTCAGCGGCGGGCTGATCGCCGTTTGGGGGCTGATCGGCGAGACGAACCGATACCTGGTCCGCCACGCCCCGTGGGCGCTCGCCAGAGATCCGTCCCGGGCTGAGCGGCACCGCGCCGTGCTGCGGGGAGCGGCCGAGGCGCTGCTCCAGGCGGCCGCGATGACCTTCCCCGCGATGCCGGTCGCGGCGTCGGAGATCGCCTCGCGCCTCGGCGCTTTGCTGCCGGAGGACCTCTCCGCGTTCCGCTGGGGTCTCCTCCCCGCGACCGGACGGATCGAGAAGCGGGGGCCTTTGTTCCCGCGCGTGGACCGGAACGCCTACTTCAAGGAGACGAGGACCGTGGAAGACTCGAAACCCGTGCCCGTGCCGAATCCGCCCGCGTCCCCCGCCCCGCCGACGCCTGCCGCGGAGGCCGGCGCGGGCCTCCTGAGCATCGATGAGTTCATGAAGACCGACCTCAGGGTCGCCATCGTGATCTCGGCGGAGCGTGTCGAGGGAGCCGACAAGCTGCTCAAGCTGCTGGTCGACCTGGGGGCCGAGAGGCGCCAGATCGTCGCCGGGATTGCGAAGGCCTACGCTCCCGAGTCGCTCGTCGGCAAGCGCATCGTCGTGGTCGCGAACCTCAAGCCGGCGCGCCTCAAGGGAGTGGAAAGCCAGGGGATGCTGCTCGCCGCGGATTTCGGCGGGCGCCCGATCGTCGCCGTGTTCGAGGAGGACGTGCCGCCGGGTACCCGGGTGCGTTGA
- the larC gene encoding nickel pincer cofactor biosynthesis protein LarC: MSRPERTLYVDATAGAAGDMILGALIDLGVPLSKIRAALRTLPFRGWTLASRRVVRTGLSALQAVVRVTDSADERGWREIRRIVGRGRLASPVRARALRIFRRLVEAEAEAHGKAPDEVHLHEAGAIDAIVDVVGTSVALHELAPDRIVVSRMTTGSGRVVCRHGSYPVPGPATAVLVRGAPITGDGAEGERLTPTGAAILTTVADAWGTLPAGRIVATGHGAGEREFDDRPNVLRMVLVETDGASAPPPAANDVVVIEVTLDDAPPQVVAYAAERLFAEGALEVFTTPVHMKKGRSGHLLTVLARPDRLDALAGVVLRETPTLGLRYRREGRIELDRRTATVTTPFGRVRLKEGLLGGSPIKAWPEYEDCARLARSRGVPLKRVQEAALLAFRRAGAPARGRAPRRKAR; this comes from the coding sequence ATGAGCCGGCCCGAGCGCACCCTGTACGTGGACGCCACCGCCGGAGCCGCGGGGGACATGATCCTCGGCGCGCTCATCGACCTCGGCGTGCCGCTCTCGAAGATCCGCGCTGCGCTCCGCACCCTTCCCTTCCGGGGCTGGACTCTCGCGTCGCGGCGCGTGGTCCGCACGGGGCTCTCGGCGTTGCAAGCGGTCGTGCGAGTCACGGACTCGGCGGACGAGCGCGGCTGGCGGGAGATCCGGCGGATCGTCGGGCGCGGGCGGCTCGCGTCGCCGGTGCGGGCGCGGGCGCTTCGGATCTTCCGGCGCCTCGTCGAGGCCGAGGCGGAGGCGCATGGCAAGGCACCCGATGAGGTCCACCTCCACGAGGCCGGGGCGATCGACGCGATCGTCGACGTGGTCGGGACCTCGGTCGCCCTCCACGAATTGGCGCCGGACCGAATCGTGGTCTCGCGCATGACCACGGGGAGCGGACGCGTGGTCTGCCGGCACGGCTCCTATCCCGTTCCCGGACCCGCGACGGCGGTCCTGGTCCGCGGGGCCCCGATCACGGGGGACGGCGCCGAGGGTGAACGGCTCACGCCGACCGGCGCGGCGATCCTGACGACCGTCGCCGACGCCTGGGGCACGCTCCCGGCGGGCCGGATCGTCGCGACCGGCCACGGCGCCGGCGAGCGCGAGTTCGACGATCGGCCGAACGTGCTCCGGATGGTCCTGGTGGAGACGGACGGGGCCTCCGCGCCGCCACCCGCGGCGAACGACGTCGTGGTGATCGAGGTCACCCTCGACGACGCCCCGCCGCAGGTGGTCGCGTACGCAGCGGAGCGGCTCTTCGCGGAGGGCGCCCTGGAGGTGTTCACGACCCCCGTCCACATGAAGAAGGGGCGCAGCGGACACCTGCTCACGGTGCTGGCGCGCCCCGATCGCCTCGACGCGCTCGCCGGCGTGGTGCTGCGCGAGACGCCGACCCTCGGTCTCCGGTACCGGCGGGAGGGCCGGATCGAGCTGGATCGCCGAACGGCGACCGTGACGACGCCCTTCGGGCGCGTCCGTCTCAAGGAGGGTCTGCTCGGCGGGAGCCCGATCAAGGCCTGGCCCGAGTACGAGGACTGCGCCCGCCTCGCGAGGAGCCGAGGGGTTCCGCTCAAGCGGGTCCAGGAAGCCGCCCTCCTCGCCTTCCGGCGGGCCGGGGCCCCGGCTCGCGGCCGTGCGCCGCGGAGAAAGGCCCGATGA
- a CDS encoding NAD-dependent deacylase, producing MGSPAPSEALLSLLRGQGPVLLLTGAGVSAESGLATFRGPSGLWEGRDPAELATPDAFAADPLGVWRFYAWRRKEAAAARPNAGHLALAALERGRDDVLLVTQNVDGLHERAGSRRIVRLHGSLFRLRCTEEGTEFEDLGSDLSPLPPRCACGALLRPGVVWFGEPLPAEGLRAAATAARRAVVVIVAGTSSLVYPAASLPVAAREAGAYVVEVNPEPTPMSSLAHERLRGPAGEILPRIVEAAGIEPARTA from the coding sequence ATGGGATCCCCGGCGCCGTCCGAAGCCCTCCTGTCCCTCCTGAGAGGGCAGGGCCCCGTGCTGCTCCTGACCGGAGCCGGCGTCTCCGCCGAGAGCGGCCTCGCGACGTTCCGCGGCCCCTCGGGGTTGTGGGAGGGACGCGATCCCGCGGAGCTCGCGACCCCCGACGCTTTCGCCGCCGATCCCCTCGGCGTCTGGCGTTTCTACGCGTGGCGGCGGAAGGAGGCGGCGGCAGCGAGACCGAATGCCGGCCACCTCGCGCTCGCCGCGCTCGAGCGGGGGAGGGACGACGTCCTCCTGGTGACGCAGAACGTGGACGGCCTCCACGAGCGCGCGGGGAGCCGCCGGATCGTCCGGCTCCACGGTAGCCTCTTCAGGCTCCGGTGCACCGAGGAGGGAACCGAGTTCGAGGATCTCGGCTCCGACCTTTCGCCGCTCCCCCCGCGTTGCGCGTGCGGCGCGCTCCTCCGTCCCGGGGTGGTCTGGTTCGGCGAGCCCCTGCCCGCCGAGGGGCTTCGCGCCGCCGCCACCGCCGCGCGGCGCGCGGTGGTCGTGATCGTCGCCGGCACCTCGTCCCTCGTTTACCCGGCCGCCTCGCTCCCGGTCGCCGCGAGAGAGGCGGGAGCGTACGTGGTCGAGGTGAATCCGGAGCCGACGCCCATGAGCTCGCTGGCGCACGAGCGGCTCCGGGGACCCGCGGGCGAGATCCTGCCGCGGATCGTCGAAGCGGCCGGGATCGAGCCGGCGAGGACGGCATGA